The Pedosphaera parvula Ellin514 genome has a segment encoding these proteins:
- a CDS encoding DUF2971 domain-containing protein: MSVNTLNHHYGLTLIPAYFMEHQNENGWIAEESMVTKPPKTLFKYISPRGIQIIENLSIRFTQPSCLNDPFELLPCFDGFCEEGTVDTLTDIVIRKQYRRYIIEGGNLSYEDFKVIQVRHNQQTFDYLKGNPGFFKSRLNTVQDPNLDNTLGILCLSENKDSILMWSHYTDSHKGFLIEFDPGHGYFLPPDGNPAVTVGTLVKVQYSKFRPRSGILEGYKDCISFITKSEQWKYEEEWRVFKELAKSDQQKKTQTSTIHLFNIPPGCIKSITMGARMEFSDRLKLTEILKSNSKLRHVKLYQSHIHPDEFRLKYEQVKFPRILPSPRH; this comes from the coding sequence ATGAGCGTAAATACGTTGAACCACCATTACGGGCTCACATTAATTCCCGCTTATTTCATGGAACATCAAAATGAGAATGGATGGATTGCAGAAGAATCCATGGTCACCAAACCTCCAAAAACTCTGTTCAAATATATTTCTCCACGGGGTATTCAAATTATTGAAAATTTGAGCATCCGGTTCACACAACCATCGTGCCTGAATGACCCATTTGAATTACTGCCCTGCTTTGATGGATTCTGCGAAGAAGGAACGGTTGACACTCTGACCGACATTGTAATTCGCAAGCAATATCGACGGTACATCATAGAAGGTGGAAACCTGAGTTACGAAGATTTTAAAGTCATCCAAGTAAGGCATAATCAGCAAACGTTTGACTACCTAAAGGGCAACCCTGGTTTCTTTAAAAGCAGGTTGAACACGGTCCAAGATCCAAATCTTGATAATACTCTGGGCATACTTTGCCTTTCGGAAAACAAGGACAGCATCTTAATGTGGTCTCATTATACTGATTCACACAAAGGATTTCTCATAGAATTTGATCCAGGCCATGGCTATTTTCTTCCACCCGATGGCAATCCAGCGGTCACAGTAGGGACATTGGTGAAGGTTCAATACTCCAAATTCCGTCCAAGAAGCGGTATATTGGAAGGGTATAAAGATTGCATTTCTTTTATCACAAAGAGCGAGCAATGGAAATATGAAGAAGAATGGCGCGTCTTTAAAGAGCTTGCGAAATCCGATCAGCAGAAGAAAACACAAACAAGCACGATACATCTGTTTAACATTCCTCCTGGCTGCATTAAGAGCATCACGATGGGTGCGAGAATGGAATTTTCAGACCGGCTGAAACTTACTGAAATTTTAAAAAGCAATTCTAAGCTCCGGCACGTAAAGTTATATCAATCCCACATTCATCCAGATGAGTTCAGGCTAAAATATGAACAGGTAAAGTTTCCTCGCATCCTACCCAGCCCACGTCATTAA
- a CDS encoding tetratricopeptide repeat protein, with translation MNNSQTLKHRATWALAALALIGAMLSIPRSRPKDAQGFVIRGDSYNKKGDIENAINDYTEAIRLSPGEYILYFKRAYNYDLQKDFDKAITDYTEAIRLEPREAGLYFNRGSEYGQKNELEKAIADFNEAIQLNTNLSSAYNGRGYANYKKGNFEKAQPDFLHAISLEPTNGVAYGNLAWLLATCPTDSFRNGEEAVTLATKACQLTNWKSWLRIDILAAAYAEVGDFGVAIQYQQKAMGFLGVREKDWQKMHERLEMYRQKRAYHRAAE, from the coding sequence ATGAACAATTCGCAGACATTAAAACATCGTGCTACTTGGGCGCTTGCGGCCTTGGCGTTAATTGGCGCGATGCTTAGCATTCCGCGCAGCCGCCCCAAGGACGCGCAAGGCTTCGTCATTCGCGGAGATTCGTACAATAAGAAAGGCGATATAGAAAACGCCATCAACGACTACACCGAGGCGATCCGACTCAGTCCAGGCGAATACATACTCTATTTCAAGCGCGCATATAACTACGATCTGCAAAAGGATTTCGACAAAGCAATTACAGATTATACTGAAGCCATCCGGCTGGAACCGCGAGAAGCAGGCCTTTATTTTAATCGTGGGTCTGAGTACGGCCAGAAGAACGAATTAGAGAAGGCAATTGCCGACTTCAACGAGGCCATCCAACTGAATACAAATCTTTCCAGTGCCTATAATGGTCGCGGGTACGCGAATTACAAAAAAGGTAACTTTGAGAAAGCTCAACCCGATTTTTTGCACGCCATATCCTTGGAGCCAACCAATGGTGTGGCATACGGCAATCTCGCGTGGTTGCTCGCTACTTGCCCGACCGATTCTTTTCGCAACGGTGAAGAAGCTGTTACACTTGCGACAAAGGCGTGCCAATTGACGAACTGGAAGAGTTGGCTCCGGATTGACATACTTGCCGCAGCGTACGCCGAAGTTGGTGATTTTGGGGTGGCAATCCAGTATCAACAGAAAGCCATGGGTTTTCTGGGTGTTAGAGAGAAAGACTGGCAGAAGATGCACGAGCGGCTTGAAATGTATCGGCAGAAAAGGGCATATCACCGTGCGGCGGAATGA
- a CDS encoding HEAT repeat domain-containing protein, which yields MKSPRAITIAATLLFLGFFAFYITRPQEPSYKGRTMAQWLSAANRPGNAQSNEYRDSMVAIKAIGTNAIPTLLKYLEARDSTFTLRVNSFLPRTLRLHFNLATAHEKHEWAYLSFADLGKEGLPAVPALGELAKHPNSDTRAWTFSCLYNICPEKQTYQPILTQFLHDQDRILRLDAARTIRNLYPSEAEQLGAYKEFPELKTPPATNTLSASDSAGTK from the coding sequence ATGAAATCTCCACGTGCCATCACAATCGCTGCCACACTCCTCTTCCTCGGCTTCTTCGCCTTCTATATTACCCGTCCCCAAGAACCGAGCTACAAAGGCAGGACAATGGCCCAGTGGCTGAGTGCGGCCAACCGACCAGGAAATGCACAATCCAATGAATATCGCGATAGTATGGTCGCCATCAAAGCCATTGGCACCAACGCGATCCCTACACTTCTTAAATATTTGGAAGCCCGCGATTCCACCTTTACGTTACGAGTCAATTCGTTCCTGCCCCGGACGTTGCGCCTCCATTTTAATTTGGCTACCGCTCACGAAAAACACGAATGGGCTTATCTCAGTTTTGCCGACCTCGGAAAAGAGGGTTTACCTGCGGTGCCTGCCCTGGGTGAACTTGCCAAACACCCCAATTCAGACACCCGGGCATGGACGTTCTCCTGCCTCTATAACATCTGCCCTGAGAAGCAAACCTATCAGCCCATCCTCACTCAGTTTCTCCATGATCAAGATCGAATCCTCCGTCTCGACGCCGCCAGAACCATCCGCAATTTGTACCCATCCGAAGCGGAACAATTAGGCGCTTACAAGGAATTCCCCGAACTAAAAACCCCGCCCGCAACGAACACCCTTTCCGCCAGCGACTCAGCGGGAACCAAATGA
- a CDS encoding DUF1349 domain-containing protein — protein sequence MPCLVAVIASSCATGSCQREPAHAEVESNLPRWGQVVDPDGDCKFFVAQDTLLIHVPGSAHAHDLAAEIDRVNAPRVLRQVKGDFTIQVRVDGRFAPGEESTQENRVGYNGAGLVVMANPQNVVTLARAVLQHPGEGPVPYANFEIRINGNLQRIGMTGDHPLPKTGPVFLRLQRRGSKITGAVSLNGDHWDELGSRKIPNKWRKKLQAGVVAISTSTEEFNPQFSEFKISK from the coding sequence ATGCCATGCCTGGTGGCCGTCATTGCTTCCTCTTGTGCCACCGGCAGTTGCCAACGCGAACCAGCGCATGCAGAAGTAGAAAGCAATTTGCCCCGCTGGGGTCAGGTTGTCGATCCAGATGGCGACTGCAAATTTTTCGTCGCCCAGGACACGCTCCTGATCCACGTGCCGGGCTCGGCCCACGCTCATGACCTGGCTGCGGAGATCGACCGGGTCAACGCGCCACGCGTGCTTCGCCAAGTCAAGGGGGATTTCACCATTCAGGTTCGAGTAGACGGCCGGTTTGCGCCCGGGGAGGAATCGACGCAGGAAAACCGGGTCGGTTATAACGGCGCCGGTCTTGTCGTCATGGCTAACCCGCAAAACGTCGTCACCCTCGCCCGCGCCGTCCTGCAGCATCCTGGCGAAGGTCCGGTCCCGTATGCCAACTTCGAAATCCGCATCAACGGCAACCTGCAACGCATCGGAATGACCGGCGACCATCCACTTCCGAAAACCGGCCCGGTCTTTCTCCGCCTGCAACGGCGCGGTTCAAAGATAACTGGCGCAGTCAGCCTCAACGGCGACCATTGGGACGAACTCGGTTCCAGGAAGATCCCGAACAAATGGCGGAAAAAACTTCAGGCTGGCGTCGTCGCCATCAGCACATCGACCGAGGAGTTTAATCCGCAGTTTTCGGAGTTTAAAATTTCCAAATAA
- a CDS encoding GH25 family lysozyme: MKTPLTRKLSQPSISLIIQRTGMIAATLALAFAPGRVLAQRSMGIDVSSYQGTPNWSSIKGSGISFAWAKATEGTYFIDADFTYNAGNGKSAGVIMGAYHFARPDLTSPSSEASYFWNEAGSYIKGDGKTLMPMLDMETWNGVVGASSYSDWANKWCNAIVSDANGAGAKIKPFIYVSSCNACYFDTSVSGWNSDLANYNGQNPQTGGPWNVCGNCAVWGSGVWTAWQFTSSGSVSGVSGNVDMDVLGGSLAAVTATSTADPHIDPCVARNSDGHMELFAVNKSGILQHNYFGTGGWSGWLSLGGFTFAANTLPAVQMNSDGRLEVFIIGTDGHLDHIYQQTAGDSTSWSGWGQVDNSYTFTQTACVAANANQDGRIEVFIVGTGGGLCHINENTPGSSTSWSAWSQLGGTWDQNVCISAGNDLDGRQEVFLIGNTGNLYHIYQNVINGGWSGFANLGGSWSQTARTALTRNADGRLEIFIIGSTGSLYHAYQTAANGGWYTGWPSMGGWTFSQNAKPVAALNSNGTLEVLVIGTDGHMDRINSANWGSWSSLPSTPVFTQEIRPCLGVNSDGRLEVFTTAPTGDMVHAYQQTPSGTWYGWPTLGGSWN; the protein is encoded by the coding sequence ATGAAAACACCACTAACAAGAAAGTTAAGTCAACCGTCCATCTCATTAATCATTCAACGAACAGGCATGATTGCCGCCACGCTGGCACTGGCCTTTGCACCCGGACGTGTGCTGGCGCAACGTTCCATGGGCATTGATGTTTCCTCCTACCAAGGCACTCCCAACTGGTCGAGCATCAAAGGCTCCGGCATCAGCTTTGCCTGGGCCAAAGCCACTGAAGGCACCTACTTCATCGATGCCGATTTCACTTACAACGCTGGCAATGGCAAGTCTGCTGGTGTGATCATGGGCGCTTATCATTTTGCCCGTCCCGACCTGACCAGCCCCAGCTCAGAGGCCAGCTACTTCTGGAACGAAGCTGGCTCTTATATCAAAGGTGACGGCAAGACCCTCATGCCGATGCTGGACATGGAAACCTGGAATGGCGTGGTGGGCGCGAGCAGTTATTCCGACTGGGCGAACAAGTGGTGCAACGCCATCGTCTCCGATGCCAACGGGGCAGGAGCGAAGATCAAACCCTTCATCTACGTTAGCTCCTGCAACGCCTGCTACTTTGACACCAGCGTTTCGGGGTGGAATTCCGACCTGGCCAATTACAACGGCCAAAATCCTCAGACCGGCGGTCCCTGGAATGTTTGCGGCAATTGTGCCGTTTGGGGCTCGGGCGTCTGGACTGCGTGGCAGTTCACCTCCAGTGGCTCGGTCTCCGGCGTTTCGGGCAACGTGGATATGGATGTGCTCGGTGGCAGCCTCGCGGCGGTAACCGCCACGAGCACTGCTGATCCGCATATTGATCCCTGCGTGGCGAGGAACTCCGATGGGCACATGGAACTCTTCGCCGTCAACAAGAGCGGGATTCTTCAGCATAATTATTTTGGCACTGGCGGCTGGAGCGGCTGGCTCTCACTGGGCGGCTTCACTTTTGCCGCAAACACCCTTCCCGCAGTGCAGATGAATTCTGATGGCCGACTGGAGGTTTTCATTATCGGCACCGACGGGCATTTGGATCACATTTACCAACAAACCGCAGGCGACAGCACGAGCTGGTCCGGCTGGGGTCAGGTTGATAACAGCTACACCTTCACACAAACCGCCTGTGTCGCGGCCAATGCAAACCAGGACGGGCGCATCGAAGTATTCATCGTCGGGACCGGCGGTGGATTGTGCCATATCAATGAAAACACGCCTGGCAGCAGCACGAGCTGGTCTGCCTGGAGTCAGTTGGGCGGCACTTGGGACCAGAATGTCTGCATCTCCGCTGGCAACGATCTGGATGGTCGTCAGGAGGTGTTTCTGATTGGCAATACGGGCAATCTCTATCACATCTATCAAAATGTTATTAATGGCGGTTGGTCAGGATTTGCCAATCTCGGTGGGTCGTGGTCTCAGACTGCGCGGACGGCTTTGACGCGCAATGCCGATGGGCGTTTGGAAATTTTCATCATTGGCAGTACTGGCTCCCTCTATCACGCTTATCAAACTGCGGCCAATGGCGGCTGGTATACCGGTTGGCCAAGCATGGGAGGATGGACGTTCTCTCAAAATGCCAAACCCGTGGCGGCCCTTAACAGCAACGGCACCCTGGAGGTTCTGGTCATTGGCACTGATGGCCACATGGACCGCATCAATTCCGCCAACTGGGGATCGTGGTCGAGCCTGCCCTCGACTCCGGTGTTCACGCAGGAGATCCGGCCCTGTCTCGGAGTCAACTCCGATGGCCGTCTGGAAGTCTTCACGACAGCGCCCACCGGCGACATGGTTCACGCCTACCAACAAACACCCAGCGGCACCTGGTACGGCTGGCCGACGCTTGGCGGAAGCTGGAATTAG
- a CDS encoding AAA family ATPase, producing the protein MERNPQSRSDENKVRQRLEECLHHAHELEQATRAPASLPRTDEPARMSVPLHESLLPGSVLTTLFRNPKTDRTITFKREELTELDAMTSDYLLNYYQSLSLFTGDDAERLRACLDASVRRHYQLLRHSDWRAHVFGYEVAHEVALLRALLQLRLLIECAEILTPPLLTVKCIGEEEFDLIDDLHSLNRLLVFSLWGRLMEGASELLAYGSLSICISGLAARLDEAQALFESGYAASNGDPDVFLGWLGKGGGRKAMDQVRNILRQADKQGIHEILALYTRHALDLGLQPVAVEFVRQTLQSFAATLSNLDGRISEAERRRTAVLTAQFTEVSRNYAVDFAARAADPGVSEEDLNTILKELDAMVGLESVKTEVRRAANFARMQVVRRQQGLPTVRASLHSVFFGNPGTGKTTVARFMGRIYKSLGLLRRGHVIECDRGRLVAEYVGQTAVRTHAAIDAALDGILFIDEAYALAGRGAEDFGSEAIETLIKRMEDDRDRLIVIVAGYTRPMEQFIASNPGLESRFTNYLKFPDYQPAELQEIFHRMAAQSGLVCSPEAEKQAQQVFENLYARRNEQFGNAREMRNFFETAVRNQSSRLVASSRFDREALTSLLPEDLPTDFGNTIPAPSEIKPSASRIAPRPG; encoded by the coding sequence ATGGAAAGAAACCCGCAATCCAGGTCGGACGAAAACAAGGTGCGCCAGCGGTTGGAAGAATGTCTGCACCATGCGCATGAGTTGGAGCAAGCCACCCGGGCGCCAGCTTCTTTGCCGCGCACTGATGAACCCGCACGCATGAGCGTGCCCCTCCATGAGTCACTGCTTCCCGGCTCGGTTCTCACCACGCTTTTTCGCAACCCCAAAACGGACCGCACCATCACCTTCAAGCGCGAAGAGTTAACCGAGCTCGATGCCATGACGAGCGATTACCTGCTGAATTACTACCAGTCGCTGTCGCTCTTTACCGGGGATGACGCCGAGCGGTTGCGGGCGTGCCTCGATGCTTCCGTTCGCCGCCATTATCAGTTGCTCCGCCACAGCGACTGGCGCGCACACGTCTTTGGGTATGAGGTTGCTCATGAAGTGGCGTTGTTGCGCGCCTTGTTGCAATTGCGCCTGCTGATCGAATGCGCGGAAATCCTCACACCACCGTTGCTGACAGTCAAATGCATCGGGGAAGAGGAGTTTGATTTGATTGACGATCTGCACTCTCTGAATCGCCTGCTGGTCTTCTCGTTGTGGGGCCGTCTGATGGAGGGTGCCTCAGAATTGCTGGCCTACGGTTCTCTTTCCATTTGCATTTCCGGGCTGGCCGCAAGACTGGACGAGGCGCAGGCGCTTTTTGAATCCGGCTACGCCGCTTCCAACGGAGATCCCGACGTCTTTCTCGGCTGGCTTGGCAAGGGCGGCGGGCGCAAGGCCATGGATCAGGTCAGAAATATTTTGCGCCAGGCGGACAAGCAGGGGATTCATGAAATTCTTGCGCTGTACACGCGCCACGCACTCGATCTGGGTTTGCAACCTGTGGCCGTTGAATTTGTGCGGCAGACCTTGCAATCGTTCGCCGCGACTCTTTCAAACCTCGACGGCAGGATCTCCGAGGCGGAGCGCCGCCGCACGGCTGTGCTCACCGCGCAATTCACCGAGGTTTCCAGAAACTACGCCGTGGATTTTGCCGCCCGCGCCGCCGATCCGGGCGTGAGCGAGGAAGACCTTAACACCATCCTGAAGGAACTGGATGCGATGGTTGGGCTGGAGTCGGTCAAGACGGAAGTGCGTCGCGCCGCCAATTTCGCCCGGATGCAGGTGGTGCGCCGGCAACAGGGATTGCCCACAGTGCGCGCGAGCCTTCACAGCGTTTTCTTCGGCAACCCCGGCACCGGCAAGACCACCGTCGCCAGGTTCATGGGCCGGATCTATAAATCGCTTGGCTTGCTGCGGCGCGGACATGTCATCGAGTGCGACCGCGGCCGGCTCGTCGCCGAATATGTTGGTCAAACCGCCGTGCGCACTCATGCGGCCATCGATGCGGCGCTCGACGGAATTCTCTTCATTGACGAAGCCTACGCGCTGGCGGGACGGGGAGCGGAAGATTTTGGCTCCGAAGCCATCGAGACTCTTATCAAGCGCATGGAGGACGACCGTGACCGGTTGATCGTGATCGTGGCCGGCTACACCCGACCGATGGAGCAATTCATCGCCTCCAATCCCGGATTGGAATCACGCTTCACCAACTACCTGAAGTTCCCCGATTACCAACCGGCAGAGTTGCAGGAAATCTTCCATCGCATGGCCGCCCAAAGCGGCCTGGTCTGCTCGCCGGAAGCGGAAAAGCAGGCACAGCAGGTTTTTGAAAATCTTTACGCCCGGCGCAACGAACAATTTGGTAACGCCCGGGAAATGCGGAACTTCTTCGAAACCGCCGTGCGCAATCAAAGCAGCCGCCTCGTCGCCTCCAGCCGTTTCGACCGCGAGGCCCTCACAAGCCTATTACCCGAAGACCTCCCCACCGATTTCGGCAACACCATTCCCGCTCCATCGGAGATAAAACCGTCTGCCTCAAGAATTGCGCCCAGACCGGGTTAA
- a CDS encoding DUF2950 family protein, whose amino-acid sequence MKNSRNLMNRLLSFPFSMTRAWAGFNGHFLRSLAIGLAMVLIASNCLGATEAPRTFASPEEAVTALANAVESTNREAMHVIFGSSWTNLVNPDKVEARNEFNRFSKALNESHHLVPQSNTNQTLEVGNANWPFPVPIVQKDGRWYYDTDAGVEELSNRRIGEDELKTLKAVRAYVEAQREYASLDHDGSGVLKYAQKLISSPGKKDGLYWPPDLDGETSPLGPLMANAQEKGYEIKSKEAGAEPQPFQGYYYKILTRQGAHAPGGKYDYIINGNMIGGFALVAWPAEYGRSGIMTFVVNQNGRVYQKDLGPRTEAIVKGMKEYNPDKSWMVSSD is encoded by the coding sequence ATGAAAAATTCAAGAAACCTTATGAATCGCTTGCTGAGCTTTCCTTTCTCGATGACCCGCGCGTGGGCCGGATTCAACGGCCATTTCCTCCGTTCGCTTGCAATCGGTCTGGCGATGGTTTTGATTGCTTCAAACTGCCTTGGCGCGACCGAAGCTCCCCGCACTTTTGCCAGTCCTGAGGAAGCAGTTACAGCACTTGCCAATGCGGTCGAATCCACAAACCGTGAAGCCATGCATGTGATATTTGGCTCCTCATGGACCAACCTCGTCAACCCCGATAAAGTGGAAGCCAGGAACGAATTCAATCGGTTTTCCAAAGCCCTCAATGAGTCCCATCATCTTGTGCCGCAGTCGAACACCAACCAAACATTGGAGGTCGGAAATGCGAACTGGCCGTTCCCGGTGCCGATCGTGCAGAAAGATGGCCGGTGGTATTATGACACGGATGCGGGAGTGGAGGAATTGAGCAATCGCCGCATCGGAGAGGACGAGCTCAAAACGCTTAAGGCCGTGCGTGCGTATGTTGAGGCCCAGCGCGAATACGCGAGCCTCGACCATGATGGTAGCGGGGTATTGAAGTACGCCCAGAAACTCATCAGCTCCCCCGGCAAAAAAGATGGACTGTACTGGCCACCGGATCTCGACGGGGAGACCAGCCCGCTAGGCCCCCTCATGGCGAATGCCCAGGAGAAGGGGTACGAAATAAAATCGAAAGAGGCAGGTGCCGAACCACAGCCTTTCCAAGGTTACTATTACAAAATTCTGACCCGGCAGGGTGCACATGCTCCAGGCGGCAAGTATGACTATATCATCAACGGAAACATGATCGGTGGTTTCGCCCTCGTGGCGTGGCCGGCGGAGTATGGCCGTTCCGGAATCATGACGTTCGTGGTGAACCAAAATGGGCGTGTCTATCAAAAAGACCTCGGCCCCAGGACTGAGGCCATTGTAAAAGGAATGAAGGAATACAATCCAGACAAGTCCTGGATGGTCTCTTCAGATTAA
- a CDS encoding DUF3300 domain-containing protein yields MRLNLILLLAAGLCCGLFAHQAQGQASQPVAQAAPPPSAPPQRSAADLEKLVGPIALYPDPLIAVMLPAACYPLEIVQAARFVANTNNVPKIDEQSWDDNVKAVAKIPAALKQMNDDLDWTSELGQAFMDQQKDVMDMIQTLRNKAATAGTLQTSPQQTVVVTNTVVPENTGTQVVYVTNQVVQIQPSNPEVIYVPQYVPSTVYYPPPTYVANPVAPLVTFGIGMAVGAAINNDCDWGHGGIYVGGHGWHGGGDVNVNQNINVNRNVNNTANRNVNNTVNRTKWQPDANRVRSSGAPGAAPGYQSREARGWNNANATRPASYNQGAAARANPQTTRPAQTARQNASPPASRPNPAQPRGNASASRPTPSSGQSAFNGVNSGAAARDTSQRGAASRAGASGTAAGGGARTGGRGGGGGRGGGGGGRR; encoded by the coding sequence ATGAGACTGAATTTAATTCTGCTTCTGGCGGCGGGTCTTTGTTGCGGACTCTTTGCACATCAGGCGCAGGGGCAGGCATCTCAACCAGTTGCCCAAGCCGCGCCCCCACCTTCAGCACCACCCCAGCGCAGCGCGGCTGACCTTGAAAAGCTCGTTGGTCCCATTGCGCTTTATCCGGATCCTCTCATCGCTGTGATGCTGCCCGCAGCGTGTTACCCACTGGAAATCGTGCAGGCTGCGCGCTTCGTGGCAAACACCAATAATGTTCCGAAAATCGATGAACAATCGTGGGATGATAACGTCAAGGCCGTGGCAAAGATTCCCGCGGCTTTGAAACAGATGAATGATGACCTCGACTGGACGTCGGAGCTGGGCCAGGCTTTCATGGATCAGCAAAAGGATGTCATGGACATGATTCAGACGCTTCGTAACAAGGCCGCGACAGCCGGAACGCTTCAAACCTCGCCGCAACAGACCGTCGTGGTAACGAACACCGTCGTCCCGGAAAACACTGGAACACAGGTCGTCTACGTGACCAACCAGGTCGTGCAGATTCAGCCATCCAATCCGGAGGTCATTTACGTACCGCAATACGTTCCCTCCACGGTTTATTATCCTCCTCCAACCTACGTGGCGAACCCGGTGGCGCCATTGGTTACATTCGGCATTGGCATGGCTGTGGGAGCGGCCATTAATAATGATTGTGATTGGGGACACGGCGGAATTTATGTGGGAGGTCATGGCTGGCACGGCGGCGGTGACGTCAATGTGAATCAAAACATTAACGTAAATAGAAATGTCAACAATACGGCAAATAGAAATGTAAATAACACGGTCAATCGCACCAAATGGCAACCGGATGCCAACCGGGTGCGAAGTTCCGGCGCGCCCGGAGCCGCACCCGGCTATCAATCACGTGAAGCGCGTGGATGGAATAATGCCAATGCGACGAGACCGGCTTCATACAATCAAGGAGCCGCAGCTCGGGCGAACCCGCAGACTACCCGCCCGGCACAAACTGCGCGGCAGAATGCATCACCCCCCGCCAGCCGTCCCAACCCTGCTCAACCGCGCGGGAACGCATCGGCTTCAAGGCCGACTCCGAGCTCAGGCCAGAGCGCGTTCAACGGTGTTAATTCTGGAGCTGCGGCGCGCGACACGAGTCAGCGTGGAGCAGCGAGCCGTGCTGGTGCCTCTGGAACTGCTGCCGGCGGTGGCGCTCGCACGGGCGGCAGGGGTGGAGGAGGAGGCAGGGGTGGAGGCGGCGGCGGAAGACGGTAG
- a CDS encoding RNA polymerase sigma factor, whose amino-acid sequence MSYQEEQLCERAKAGDMAAASELVTLHYQRVYAFLRRLCGNDQDAEDLTQKTFARVWTSLASFRGRSSFSTWVHGIAYHVCIDARRKRNHLDTMTEEWWETCVAEGPSPLENTAEREMATQLYSWVETLESGVREVVHLHYYQGLSLQETAEVLGIATSTVKYRLRQALETLKAKTEKIPTN is encoded by the coding sequence ATGAGCTATCAGGAGGAACAACTCTGCGAGCGAGCCAAGGCGGGTGACATGGCGGCGGCATCGGAACTCGTAACCCTTCATTACCAAAGGGTTTATGCATTCCTGCGCCGCCTGTGCGGGAATGACCAGGACGCGGAGGATTTGACCCAGAAAACCTTTGCCAGAGTTTGGACCTCGCTCGCCTCCTTTCGCGGACGCTCCTCCTTTTCCACCTGGGTGCATGGCATTGCTTACCACGTCTGTATCGATGCGCGGAGGAAGCGGAATCACCTCGATACCATGACGGAGGAATGGTGGGAAACGTGCGTGGCGGAGGGACCGAGTCCATTGGAAAACACCGCTGAGCGGGAAATGGCGACGCAATTATACAGTTGGGTGGAAACACTGGAGAGCGGTGTTCGTGAAGTGGTGCATTTGCATTATTACCAGGGATTGTCGTTACAGGAAACCGCGGAGGTTTTGGGCATTGCCACGAGCACGGTGAAATATCGGCTGCGACAGGCATTGGAAACTCTCAAGGCCAAAACCGAGAAAATACCAACCAACTAA
- a CDS encoding type II secretion system protein → MKKPLMPSFAETRPLSTRSRRGFTLIELLVVIAIIAILAGLLLPALARAKIKAQQIKDTSNCKQLQLGWQMYLGDFNEIMLPNAPAGYPANYTWCSGSTEDWQIAPGNTNTTFYTSSLLAPYMANQIAVYKCPGDTLSAVNGPRLRSYSMNGQMGQYTLNQLTPGGLTYGNGLKIYLKANDLTCPTPAMAFIFCDEHGDSIEDGWFQINNDAAQSWGNVPGSYHGGTCGFSFADGHAEQHKWQTPNILIPVRKTASTLGNVPVTPQHNVDWTWFFQRAACLPNQ, encoded by the coding sequence ATGAAAAAGCCCTTGATGCCTTCTTTTGCTGAGACACGCCCTCTCTCAACGCGTTCTCGCCGTGGCTTTACCTTGATCGAACTGCTCGTCGTAATTGCCATTATTGCCATCCTGGCCGGGTTGCTGTTGCCGGCACTGGCGAGAGCGAAAATAAAAGCCCAGCAGATCAAGGATACCAGCAATTGCAAGCAATTGCAGCTCGGTTGGCAGATGTACCTGGGCGATTTCAATGAAATCATGCTTCCCAACGCGCCTGCCGGCTATCCGGCGAACTATACCTGGTGCAGTGGCTCAACCGAGGATTGGCAGATTGCGCCAGGCAACACCAACACCACTTTTTACACCTCTTCACTTCTGGCGCCTTACATGGCCAACCAGATTGCAGTGTATAAATGTCCCGGCGATACCCTGTCCGCGGTTAACGGCCCTCGACTACGCAGTTATTCCATGAACGGGCAAATGGGACAATACACTTTAAATCAACTCACTCCGGGAGGACTCACCTACGGCAACGGGTTGAAGATTTATTTGAAGGCCAACGACCTGACCTGCCCCACGCCCGCGATGGCCTTCATTTTTTGCGATGAGCACGGGGACAGCATTGAAGATGGCTGGTTCCAAATTAACAACGATGCCGCACAGAGTTGGGGGAATGTCCCTGGATCTTATCACGGCGGTACGTGCGGTTTTTCTTTTGCCGACGGCCATGCTGAACAGCATAAATGGCAAACTCCCAATATCCTCATACCCGTGAGGAAGACCGCGAGCACACTCGGGAATGTACCAGTAACTCCCCAGCATAACGTCGATTGGACCTGGTTCTTTCAACGCGCTGCCTGTCTGCCAAACCAATAA